A stretch of Mesorhizobium sp. M2A.F.Ca.ET.046.03.2.1 DNA encodes these proteins:
- a CDS encoding indolepyruvate ferredoxin oxidoreductase subunit alpha, giving the protein MAERSFAKEVEKLRLGAGEEFAGEGILAITKALLQCGVGYVGGYQGAPISHLMDVLADAQDILGELGVHFEASASEATATAMLAASVHYPIRGAATFKSTVGTNVASDALANLASGGVTGGALIIVGEDYGEGSSIMQERSHAFAMKSQVWLLDPRPNLPSIVKAVEDGFELSETSNTPVMLQVRIRCCHVHGHFIAKDNKRPPMSVADALSAPRRDTGRIVLPPASFLHEKEKVAKRWPAAVDFIKSRKINEMFGPDHGSVGIVMQGGMYNSVIRALQRLGLADTYGDTEVPLYVLNAVYPLVDDEFLSFCEGKQAVLVVEEGQPNYIEQAFAAMLHKAGRGTRLVGKEHLPMAGEYTGQVMLDGIGSFLRANAPHLLPGEVRAPNKLGEGIDTADLINVVPGRPPGFCVGCPERPIFAATKLVEQELGKHHIASDIGCHLFSIMPPFELGATTMGYGLGPASASAFNSPEAKRRSISFVGDGGFWHNGLTSSIGNAVFNRNDGVIVIVDNFYSAATGGQDILSSRANNRTKSTKHPIDEAVKGMGVKWLRHIDRTYDVGKMRAALREALTTEEKGPKVIVASSECMLNRQRREKPLVDKAIKGGERVVKPKFGVDEDICTGDHACMRLSGCPSLSVKSLDDPLRDDPVASIDQNCVGCGNCGEVADAAVLCPSFYRADVVHNPGRWDRFLESARRAVIGLLQRRRESRRLMFADA; this is encoded by the coding sequence ATGGCCGAACGGTCTTTTGCCAAGGAAGTCGAAAAGCTGAGGTTAGGGGCCGGCGAGGAATTCGCGGGCGAGGGCATCCTCGCAATCACCAAGGCGCTGTTGCAATGCGGCGTCGGCTATGTCGGCGGCTACCAGGGCGCGCCGATCAGCCACCTGATGGATGTGCTGGCCGATGCGCAGGACATCCTGGGCGAGCTCGGCGTGCATTTCGAGGCGAGCGCCTCGGAGGCGACCGCCACAGCCATGCTTGCCGCTTCGGTGCATTACCCGATCCGTGGTGCGGCCACCTTCAAGTCGACAGTCGGCACCAATGTCGCGTCCGACGCGCTCGCAAATCTGGCGTCCGGCGGCGTCACCGGCGGCGCGCTGATCATCGTCGGCGAGGATTATGGCGAAGGCTCCTCCATCATGCAGGAGCGCAGCCACGCCTTTGCCATGAAGAGCCAGGTCTGGCTGCTCGATCCGCGCCCGAACCTGCCCTCGATCGTCAAGGCGGTCGAGGACGGCTTCGAACTGTCCGAGACGTCGAACACACCCGTGATGCTGCAAGTGCGCATCCGCTGCTGCCATGTCCACGGCCATTTCATTGCCAAGGACAACAAGCGCCCGCCAATGTCGGTCGCCGACGCGCTGTCGGCGCCGCGCCGCGACACCGGCCGCATCGTGCTGCCGCCCGCTTCCTTCCTGCATGAAAAGGAGAAGGTCGCCAAGCGCTGGCCGGCGGCGGTCGATTTCATCAAGAGCCGCAAGATCAACGAGATGTTCGGGCCGGACCACGGCTCGGTCGGCATCGTCATGCAGGGCGGCATGTACAACTCCGTAATCCGCGCGCTGCAGCGGCTTGGGCTTGCCGACACCTATGGCGACACCGAAGTGCCGCTCTACGTGCTGAACGCCGTCTATCCGCTGGTGGACGACGAGTTCCTGTCCTTCTGCGAAGGCAAGCAGGCGGTGCTGGTCGTCGAGGAAGGCCAGCCCAACTATATCGAGCAGGCCTTTGCCGCGATGCTGCACAAGGCCGGGCGCGGCACCAGGCTGGTCGGTAAGGAGCATCTGCCGATGGCCGGCGAATATACTGGGCAGGTGATGCTCGACGGCATCGGCTCCTTCCTGCGCGCCAACGCCCCGCATCTTTTGCCGGGCGAGGTGCGCGCGCCGAACAAGCTGGGCGAAGGCATCGACACCGCCGATCTCATCAATGTCGTTCCGGGCCGGCCCCCGGGCTTCTGCGTCGGCTGCCCGGAGCGGCCGATCTTCGCCGCGACCAAGCTGGTCGAGCAGGAGCTCGGTAAGCACCACATCGCTTCCGACATCGGCTGCCATCTGTTCTCGATCATGCCGCCCTTCGAGCTCGGCGCCACCACCATGGGCTACGGGCTGGGGCCCGCCTCGGCCTCCGCCTTCAACTCGCCGGAAGCAAAACGCCGCTCAATTTCCTTCGTCGGCGACGGCGGGTTTTGGCACAACGGCCTCACCTCCTCGATCGGCAATGCCGTCTTCAACCGGAATGACGGCGTCATCGTCATCGTCGACAATTTCTACTCGGCCGCCACCGGGGGGCAGGACATCCTGTCGTCGCGCGCCAACAACCGCACCAAGTCGACGAAGCATCCGATCGACGAAGCGGTGAAGGGCATGGGGGTCAAATGGCTGCGCCACATCGACCGCACCTATGATGTCGGCAAGATGCGCGCCGCGCTGCGCGAGGCGCTGACCACCGAGGAGAAGGGGCCGAAGGTCATCGTCGCCTCGTCCGAATGCATGCTCAACCGCCAGCGCCGCGAGAAGCCGCTGGTCGACAAGGCGATCAAGGGCGGCGAGCGCGTGGTCAAGCCGAAATTCGGTGTCGACGAGGACATCTGCACCGGCGACCATGCCTGCATGCGCCTATCTGGCTGTCCATCGCTGTCGGTGAAGTCGCTCGACGATCCGTTGCGCGACGATCCCGTCGCCTCGATCGACCAGAATTGCGTCGGCTGCGGCAATTGCGGCGAGGTGGCGGACGCCGCCGTGCTTTGCCCCTCCTTCTACCGCGCCGACGTCGTCCACAATCCCGGCCGCTGGGACCGTTTCCTCGAAAGCGCGCGCCGCGCCGTGATCGGGCTGTTGCAGCGACGCCGCGAGAGCCGCCGTTTGATGTTTGCCGATGCTTGA
- a CDS encoding indolepyruvate oxidoreductase subunit beta family protein, whose translation MLDHKAALRPKSGAFDDERVIKLAVLAVGGQGGGVLADWITDVAERNGYIAQSTSVAGVAQRTGATIYYIEMARDTGRLPVFALSPSQGDVDILIAAELMEAGRAIIRGFVTPERTTLITSSHRIAAVSEKIEPGDGRASSEKVHATAEAAAKRFIAFDMEKIAADNGTMISASLLGALAGSDALPFTRESYEQAIGAGGRGVKASLAAFGAACDRARGTAAAPTSEKVAKPAVEPKSTARVSGPETLLKGWQQLAARVASLPQPLHDMAARGLKKVVDYQDVAYGGEYLHRLDKAVALDNAERGYALSTAAAKHLANAMCYDDMIRVADLKTRSTRDKRVRKEVGVKEGSVLQVTEYFHPRIEEFCGTMPASLGSYIESRPKLAAFLDRRINRGRHIRTDSFTGFAMLWFIGGLRRWRRRLLRHKVEVEHLERWYELALSHARQDYALATEILNCRRLIKGYSDTHARAQSKFDRVLSALPMLKGREDAADWLRLLREAALKDEKGDMLDGALKTVATLGE comes from the coding sequence ATGCTTGATCACAAAGCAGCGCTGCGCCCGAAATCGGGCGCCTTTGATGACGAGCGGGTGATAAAACTCGCCGTTCTCGCCGTCGGCGGCCAGGGCGGCGGCGTGCTGGCCGACTGGATCACCGATGTCGCCGAGCGCAACGGCTACATCGCGCAATCGACCTCGGTGGCCGGCGTCGCCCAACGCACCGGGGCGACCATATATTACATCGAGATGGCCCGCGACACCGGCCGGCTGCCGGTCTTTGCGCTGTCGCCCTCGCAGGGCGACGTCGATATCCTGATCGCAGCCGAGCTGATGGAAGCCGGCCGCGCCATCATCCGCGGCTTCGTCACGCCCGAGCGCACGACGCTGATCACCTCCTCGCACCGCATCGCCGCCGTGTCGGAAAAGATCGAGCCGGGCGACGGCCGCGCCTCGTCGGAAAAGGTGCACGCGACGGCTGAGGCCGCGGCCAAGCGCTTCATCGCCTTCGACATGGAAAAGATCGCCGCCGACAATGGCACCATGATCTCGGCCAGCCTGCTCGGCGCGCTGGCCGGCTCGGATGCGCTGCCCTTCACCCGCGAAAGCTATGAGCAGGCGATCGGCGCCGGCGGTCGTGGCGTCAAGGCAAGCCTTGCCGCCTTCGGCGCGGCTTGTGACCGCGCGCGCGGCACCGCGGCCGCGCCAACAAGCGAGAAGGTGGCGAAGCCTGCCGTCGAACCCAAATCGACGGCAAGGGTCAGCGGTCCGGAAACTCTTCTGAAGGGCTGGCAGCAGCTCGCCGCCCGCGTCGCGTCGCTGCCGCAGCCCCTGCACGACATGGCCGCACGCGGCCTGAAGAAGGTCGTCGACTACCAGGACGTCGCCTATGGCGGCGAATATCTTCACCGGCTGGACAAGGCGGTGGCGCTGGACAATGCGGAGCGCGGCTATGCTCTGTCCACCGCCGCGGCAAAGCATCTCGCCAACGCCATGTGCTATGACGACATGATCCGCGTCGCCGATCTCAAGACGCGCTCGACCCGCGACAAGCGCGTGCGCAAGGAGGTCGGGGTGAAGGAAGGTTCGGTCCTGCAGGTCACCGAATATTTCCATCCGCGCATCGAGGAATTCTGCGGCACTATGCCGGCAAGCCTTGGCAGCTATATCGAGAGCCGGCCGAAACTCGCCGCCTTCCTCGACCGCCGCATCAATCGCGGCCGCCACATCCGCACCGACAGCTTTACCGGCTTCGCCATGCTCTGGTTCATCGGCGGCCTGCGCCGCTGGCGCCGCCGCCTGCTGCGCCACAAGGTCGAAGTCGAGCATCTCGAGCGCTGGTACGAATTGGCGCTCAGCCATGCGCGGCAGGACTACGCTTTGGCCACCGAAATCCTGAACTGCCGGCGGCTGATCAAGGGCTACAGCGACACCCATGCCCGTGCCCAGTCGAAATTCGACCGGGTGCTTTCGGCGCTGCCGATGCTCAAGGGCCGCGAAGACGCCGCCGACTGGCTACGCCTCCTGCGCGAGGCGGCGCTGAAGGACGAGAAGGGCGACATGCTGGACGGCGCGCTGAAGACGGTGGCGACGCTGGGCGAATAG
- a CDS encoding ABC transporter substrate-binding protein: MTINRRDLLGYGAAAIGAATLGLPRAAKAADELTIAYNVNLPSWDPTTGPSAVNPTIQGLYQSVFDQIIGQKPDLSFTPGLLTEWGWNDDRTKVTMTVREGVKWHDGSPFTPEDVVWSLTRAGDEKTGNPIQFVWKNVNNFKIDGNKITGDVVQFDPVYFKWMSFLTGYILPKAYYEKVGAEGFEKAPIGTGPYMVDKFERNAFLRLKANPHYWGTKPAFENVTIKFVTDAASRVAEIESGSSQVTLEIPYEEYDRLIAKDGLAGSIKNVSDIGMIFFNDIEAMLDKNVRQAAVMAVDKELLVKRLLRGYGQPIATLETPEYTAFDPSIKVEHNPEKAKELLAASGYSTKKPVKFTIQTTKGFKPKDYEMIQAIVGMWRKVGIEAKIEVYEIAKHYELRAADKLAPAAFYNWGNSIGDPTTSTGFAMYGPSPHSVWDSKDLIDMINPLWGEKDEAKRIAGWKAVDKYIAEQAYVLPLIQYAQPIVHSKKVNVVQHVSGALLPALMTPAA; this comes from the coding sequence ATGACCATCAACAGACGCGACTTGCTTGGATATGGCGCCGCCGCGATCGGCGCGGCGACGCTTGGCCTGCCGAGGGCGGCCAAGGCGGCCGACGAGCTCACCATCGCCTACAACGTCAACCTGCCCTCCTGGGATCCGACGACCGGCCCTTCCGCGGTGAACCCGACCATTCAGGGCCTCTACCAGTCGGTGTTCGACCAGATCATCGGCCAGAAGCCGGACCTCTCCTTCACGCCGGGACTGCTCACCGAATGGGGCTGGAACGACGACCGCACCAAGGTGACGATGACGGTGCGCGAAGGCGTCAAATGGCATGATGGCTCGCCCTTCACGCCGGAAGACGTGGTGTGGTCGCTGACCCGGGCCGGCGACGAGAAGACCGGCAACCCGATCCAGTTCGTCTGGAAGAACGTCAACAATTTCAAGATCGACGGCAACAAGATCACCGGCGACGTCGTCCAGTTCGATCCGGTCTATTTCAAGTGGATGTCGTTCCTGACCGGCTACATCCTGCCGAAAGCCTATTACGAGAAGGTCGGGGCCGAAGGCTTCGAGAAGGCCCCGATCGGCACCGGGCCGTATATGGTCGACAAGTTCGAGCGCAACGCCTTCCTGCGCCTGAAGGCCAATCCGCATTATTGGGGCACGAAGCCGGCCTTCGAGAATGTGACGATCAAGTTCGTCACCGATGCGGCGAGCCGTGTCGCCGAGATCGAGTCGGGCTCCTCGCAGGTGACGCTCGAAATCCCCTATGAGGAGTATGACCGGCTGATCGCCAAGGACGGGCTTGCCGGCTCGATCAAGAACGTCTCCGACATCGGCATGATCTTCTTCAACGACATCGAGGCGATGCTGGACAAGAACGTCCGCCAGGCGGCCGTGATGGCGGTCGACAAGGAGCTTCTGGTCAAGCGCCTGCTGCGCGGCTACGGCCAGCCGATCGCGACGCTGGAGACGCCGGAATACACGGCCTTCGATCCCTCGATCAAGGTCGAGCACAACCCGGAGAAAGCCAAGGAATTGCTAGCCGCCTCGGGCTATTCGACCAAGAAGCCGGTCAAGTTCACCATCCAGACCACCAAGGGCTTCAAGCCCAAGGACTATGAGATGATCCAGGCGATCGTCGGCATGTGGCGCAAGGTCGGCATCGAGGCCAAGATCGAGGTCTATGAGATCGCCAAGCATTACGAGCTGCGCGCCGCCGACAAGCTGGCGCCGGCCGCCTTCTACAATTGGGGCAACTCCATCGGCGACCCGACCACCTCGACCGGCTTCGCCATGTACGGCCCGAGCCCGCATTCGGTTTGGGACAGCAAGGACCTGATCGACATGATCAACCCGCTCTGGGGCGAGAAGGACGAGGCCAAGCGCATCGCCGGCTGGAAGGCGGTCGACAAATACATCGCCGAGCAGGCCTATGTGCTGCCGCTGATCCAGTATGCGCAGCCGATCGTGCATTCGAAGAAGGTCAATGTCGTGCAGCATGTGTCCGGCGCGTTGCTGCCGGCGCTGATGACCCCGGCCGCCTGA
- a CDS encoding NAD(P)/FAD-dependent oxidoreductase, which produces MSEFDAIFVGAGHNSLACAAHLALKGWKIAVFERSEKIGGAVRTAEYTLPGFRHDFGAMNLSLFAGSAFHRKYANELNSHGLEFAPVADCFASAFPDGKWFGVSNDLEKTASRLAAFSAADAATWRKLVGAFPGEAEHLFRLLGSPMSARALAGTGWKLWRKKGLAGALDTGRLLLSSPRGWLEENFETPHVRTTLAAWGMHLDFAPDIAGGAVFPYLESMANQSFGMVLGKGGADTIIHALAGMVKAARGQITTGADVAEIMVSGGRATGVRLASGETHVATKALIAGVAPKALPGKLLPNGSGDAGFDAAMQTFRHAPGTMMIHLAMDDLPDWSAGAELRQFAYVHLAPSLDAMSRTYQQAIAGQLPDQPVLVVGQPTAVDPSRAPQGKHVLWVQVRMLPAEILGDAAGKIAPAQWDAVKDAYAERVLDIIESYAPDLRQKILCRAIFSPLDLERENPNLVGGDQICGSHHLAQNFLFRPARGFARWNTPVANLYLTGAATWPGAGTGAASGFMLAQQLGGN; this is translated from the coding sequence GTGAGCGAGTTCGACGCCATCTTTGTCGGGGCGGGCCACAACAGTCTGGCATGCGCCGCGCATCTGGCGCTCAAAGGCTGGAAAATAGCGGTTTTCGAACGCAGCGAAAAGATCGGCGGGGCAGTGCGGACCGCCGAATACACGCTTCCCGGCTTCCGGCACGATTTCGGCGCGATGAATTTGAGCCTCTTTGCAGGCTCCGCCTTTCACCGGAAATATGCAAATGAATTGAATAGCCACGGGCTGGAGTTCGCGCCGGTGGCCGATTGTTTCGCCAGCGCCTTCCCCGATGGGAAATGGTTCGGCGTCAGCAACGACCTGGAAAAGACCGCATCGCGGCTGGCCGCCTTCTCGGCGGCGGACGCGGCCACATGGCGGAAACTGGTAGGCGCCTTCCCGGGCGAAGCTGAGCATCTGTTCCGGCTGCTCGGATCGCCGATGAGCGCAAGGGCGCTGGCCGGCACGGGCTGGAAACTCTGGCGCAAGAAGGGTCTTGCCGGCGCGCTCGATACCGGCCGGCTGCTGCTCTCATCGCCGCGCGGGTGGCTGGAGGAAAATTTCGAGACGCCGCATGTCCGCACCACGCTCGCGGCCTGGGGCATGCATCTCGACTTCGCGCCCGACATCGCCGGGGGCGCCGTCTTCCCCTACCTGGAATCGATGGCCAACCAGAGTTTCGGCATGGTGCTGGGCAAAGGCGGTGCCGACACCATCATCCATGCCCTGGCCGGCATGGTGAAGGCGGCCCGTGGCCAGATCACGACCGGCGCCGATGTCGCCGAGATCATGGTTTCCGGCGGCAGGGCGACCGGGGTGCGGCTGGCATCCGGCGAAACGCATGTTGCGACCAAGGCCCTCATTGCCGGTGTCGCACCGAAAGCGCTGCCGGGCAAGCTGCTGCCCAATGGCTCGGGCGACGCCGGTTTTGACGCTGCGATGCAGACATTCCGTCATGCGCCGGGCACGATGATGATCCATCTGGCGATGGACGATCTGCCGGACTGGAGCGCCGGCGCCGAGCTTCGCCAGTTCGCCTATGTGCATCTGGCGCCGTCGCTCGATGCCATGTCGCGCACCTACCAGCAGGCGATCGCCGGCCAGTTGCCCGACCAGCCCGTGCTCGTGGTCGGCCAGCCGACGGCCGTCGACCCTTCGCGGGCGCCGCAAGGCAAGCATGTGCTGTGGGTGCAGGTGCGCATGCTGCCGGCGGAGATCCTCGGCGATGCCGCGGGCAAGATCGCGCCGGCGCAGTGGGATGCCGTCAAGGACGCCTATGCCGAGCGCGTGCTCGACATCATCGAGAGCTACGCGCCCGACCTGCGACAGAAAATCCTTTGCCGCGCGATTTTCTCGCCACTCGACCTCGAGCGCGAAAACCCGAACCTGGTCGGTGGCGACCAGATCTGCGGCAGCCACCATCTGGCGCAGAATTTCCTCTTCCGCCCGGCGCGCGGCTTCGCGCGCTGGAACACGCCCGTCGCCAACCTGTACCTCACCGGAGCCGCGACATGGCCCGGCGCCGGCACGGGCGCGGCCTCCGGCTTCATGCTCGCCCAACAGCTGGGAGGAAACTAG
- a CDS encoding NAD(P)/FAD-dependent oxidoreductase, with the protein MTAADHTIVGSGINALVCAAMLGAKGAKVLVLERNDRIGGCMRTEEITAPGFVHDVMATTFVLFITSPAFAALGKDLARHGLEFCHTATPTGVLMPDGSHAVLTTDRATNIAALNRIAAGDGDRHGGDVGGIERDAGLLFGLLGGALWSYPTTKLLAGEAWRRGPRNLAAFMGEALVPARGWLETTYSSDTVRALWAPWVLHAGLGPEDAFSGQIAKVIAFALEAAGAPVVKGGAKNLLAAFEALIKERGGEIRVDADVASIVQSGGRATGVRLASGETLSAAKGVICSVTPTQLYGRLLGKDAPEAATKATQAYRYGKGNFQIHYALDKPPAWRGGGLDKVALLHLTPGLDGVSKACNEAVRGLLPEVPTICVGQPHALDPSRCPEGKAILWLQLPEAPRHIKGDAAGKLNAPADGRWTGALREAYADRVEAILANHIDGFRETVIARRAYSPADLEAMNINLVGGDPYGGSSTIDQSFLWRPFKASRNHETGVKGLYHIGASTHPGAGLGGGSGFLLAGRL; encoded by the coding sequence ATGACCGCCGCCGATCACACCATCGTCGGCAGCGGCATCAACGCCCTGGTCTGCGCGGCAATGCTTGGCGCCAAGGGCGCCAAGGTGCTGGTGCTCGAGCGCAACGACCGCATCGGCGGCTGCATGCGCACCGAGGAGATCACCGCGCCGGGCTTCGTCCATGACGTGATGGCGACGACCTTCGTGCTGTTCATCACCTCGCCGGCCTTTGCCGCGCTTGGCAAGGACCTTGCGCGGCATGGGCTGGAGTTCTGCCACACGGCGACTCCCACAGGCGTTCTCATGCCGGACGGCAGCCATGCCGTGCTCACCACCGACCGCGCCACCAACATCGCGGCGCTCAACCGGATCGCCGCCGGCGACGGCGACCGCCACGGCGGCGACGTCGGCGGCATCGAGCGCGATGCGGGGCTGCTGTTCGGTCTGCTCGGCGGCGCGCTCTGGTCCTATCCGACAACCAAGCTGCTGGCCGGCGAGGCCTGGCGGCGCGGCCCGCGCAACCTCGCCGCCTTCATGGGCGAGGCGCTGGTGCCCGCGCGCGGCTGGCTTGAGACGACCTACTCATCCGACACGGTCCGCGCGCTCTGGGCACCCTGGGTGCTGCATGCCGGGCTTGGGCCCGAAGACGCCTTCTCCGGCCAGATCGCCAAGGTCATCGCCTTCGCCCTGGAGGCCGCCGGCGCGCCGGTCGTCAAGGGCGGCGCGAAAAACCTGCTCGCCGCCTTCGAGGCGCTGATCAAGGAGCGCGGCGGCGAGATCCGCGTCGACGCCGATGTCGCCTCGATCGTCCAGAGCGGCGGCCGTGCCACCGGCGTGCGGCTCGCCTCCGGCGAGACGTTGAGCGCTGCGAAAGGCGTCATCTGCTCGGTCACGCCGACGCAGCTCTACGGCCGCCTGCTCGGCAAGGATGCGCCTGAGGCGGCAACCAAGGCCACGCAGGCCTATCGCTACGGCAAGGGCAATTTCCAGATCCACTATGCGCTGGACAAGCCGCCTGCATGGCGCGGCGGGGGCCTCGACAAGGTGGCGCTGCTGCATCTGACGCCGGGTTTGGACGGCGTTTCGAAAGCCTGCAACGAGGCGGTGCGCGGCCTGCTGCCGGAAGTGCCGACCATCTGCGTCGGCCAGCCGCACGCGCTCGATCCCTCGCGCTGTCCTGAAGGCAAGGCGATCCTCTGGCTGCAACTGCCCGAGGCGCCGCGCCACATCAAGGGCGATGCCGCCGGCAAGCTGAATGCCCCGGCTGACGGGCGCTGGACCGGGGCACTGCGCGAAGCCTATGCCGACCGCGTCGAGGCGATCCTCGCCAACCATATCGACGGGTTTCGCGAGACCGTCATTGCGCGCCGCGCCTATTCGCCGGCCGACCTCGAAGCGATGAACATCAACCTTGTCGGCGGAGATCCCTATGGTGGCTCGTCGACCATCGACCAGTCCTTCCTGTGGCGGCCGTTCAAGGCAAGCCGCAACCACGAGACCGGCGTCAAAGGCCTCTACCATATCGGCGCTTCGACCCATCCGGGAGCCGGCCTAGGCGGCGGCTCCGGCTTCCTTCTGGCGGGGAGGCTCTGA
- a CDS encoding pyridoxamine 5'-phosphate oxidase family protein, which produces MMIRTLSTLECTKLLAANRTGHLACVKDGQPYVVPFNYAYADSHLYAFSLLGKKVDWMRANPLVCVQVAERTQGRGWKSVVVDGRYEELPDRIGHKVQCDHARAVLSKHTDWWEPGALKPVTPPTSDNMPHVFFRILVEQISGREATE; this is translated from the coding sequence ATGATGATCCGCACGCTCTCCACTTTGGAATGCACGAAATTGCTGGCGGCGAACCGCACTGGACATCTGGCATGCGTCAAGGACGGACAACCCTATGTCGTGCCCTTCAATTACGCCTATGCCGACAGCCACCTCTATGCGTTTTCGCTGCTCGGCAAGAAGGTCGACTGGATGCGGGCCAATCCCCTGGTGTGCGTACAAGTGGCGGAACGCACACAGGGGCGCGGGTGGAAAAGCGTGGTCGTCGACGGCCGCTATGAGGAACTGCCGGACCGGATCGGCCATAAGGTTCAGTGCGACCATGCGAGGGCAGTGTTGAGCAAGCACACCGACTGGTGGGAGCCCGGCGCGCTCAAGCCCGTCACGCCTCCCACCTCGGATAACATGCCGCACGTCTTTTTCCGGATCCTCGTCGAGCAGATTTCGGGACGGGAAGCCACCGAATAG
- a CDS encoding MarR family transcriptional regulator: MEQKLAEKRQRISTLGQIGLQQFAPYLMNRIMGRYNATLREDFRKQGLTIPQVRTLAVLSVTDGVTVNDLSVYTVIEQSTLSRTLDTLESQGLVRREQGVTDSRIRHVFLTDDGRALFTRAWPAMHDAFEAMFDGVDDAEYAALIAILQKMLKNIRKHDI; this comes from the coding sequence ATGGAACAAAAGCTCGCCGAAAAACGCCAGCGCATCTCGACCCTCGGCCAGATCGGGCTGCAGCAATTCGCGCCCTATCTGATGAACCGCATCATGGGCCGCTACAACGCCACTTTGCGCGAGGATTTCCGTAAGCAAGGTCTTACCATTCCGCAGGTGCGGACGCTCGCCGTGCTCTCGGTCACCGACGGCGTCACCGTCAACGACCTCTCGGTTTATACGGTGATCGAGCAGTCGACCTTGAGCCGCACGCTCGACACGCTGGAAAGCCAGGGCCTGGTACGGCGCGAGCAGGGCGTCACCGACAGCCGCATCCGCCATGTGTTCCTGACCGATGACGGACGCGCGCTGTTCACCCGCGCCTGGCCGGCCATGCATGACGCGTTCGAGGCGATGTTCGACGGTGTCGACGATGCCGAGTATGCCGCGCTGATCGCGATCCTGCAGAAGATGCTGAAGAACATCCGCAAGCACGACATCTGA
- a CDS encoding cyclase family protein yields the protein MDTQKLLGEVAGQLLSGAIKVVDLTAPLGPNTPLIKLPPELAVDTPKIEIHEISKYDKNGPWWAWNWLKLGEHSGTHFDAPQHWITGKDYPDGATDTIPAQNFIGPVNVIDCSVEAAEDHDFLLTVDHIKAWEAKHGAINPGEWVVMRTDWYKRNGSEAEFLNANETGPHTPGPTAEAIQFLISKDIKGWGSETIGTDAGKAGGMEPPFPAHTLMHKANRYGLASLCNLDQLPPKGAILIAAPLKIERGTGSPIRALALVPGK from the coding sequence ATGGACACGCAGAAACTCCTCGGCGAGGTCGCCGGCCAGCTGCTCTCGGGCGCCATCAAGGTGGTCGACCTGACGGCGCCGCTCGGGCCGAACACGCCGCTGATCAAGCTGCCGCCGGAGCTCGCCGTCGACACGCCGAAGATCGAGATCCACGAGATTTCCAAATACGACAAGAACGGTCCGTGGTGGGCCTGGAACTGGCTGAAGCTCGGCGAGCATTCGGGCACGCATTTCGACGCGCCGCAGCACTGGATTACCGGCAAGGATTATCCGGACGGCGCCACCGACACCATTCCGGCGCAGAATTTCATCGGTCCGGTCAACGTCATCGACTGCTCAGTGGAAGCGGCTGAAGACCACGATTTCCTGCTCACCGTCGACCATATCAAGGCCTGGGAGGCCAAGCACGGCGCCATCAATCCCGGCGAGTGGGTGGTGATGCGCACCGACTGGTACAAGCGCAACGGCTCGGAAGCCGAGTTCCTCAATGCCAACGAGACCGGCCCTCACACGCCCGGCCCGACGGCCGAAGCCATCCAGTTCCTGATCAGCAAGGATATCAAGGGCTGGGGCTCGGAGACGATCGGTACCGATGCCGGCAAGGCCGGCGGCATGGAGCCGCCATTCCCGGCCCACACGCTGATGCACAAGGCCAACCGCTATGGCCTCGCCAGCCTCTGCAATCTCGACCAGCTGCCGCCGAAGGGCGCTATCCTGATCGCGGCCCCGCTCAAGATCGAGCGCGGCACCGGCAGCCCGATCCGCGCGCTGGCGCTGGTGCCAGGCAAATAG